One window of Nocardioides dongkuii genomic DNA carries:
- the katG gene encoding catalase/peroxidase HPI gives MSDTQDNAPTSPQGVDRKAEAGCPVMHDSAAAHGSESENPAIPSPQPKTGGRPHSLQDWWPNMLDLSVLHAHSSKSNPLDPDFDYRTEVETLDVDALKQDIVEVLHSSQDWWPADFGHYGGLFIRMSWHSAGTYRIFDGRGGAGDGAQRFAPLNSWPDNANLDKARRLLWPVKQKYGQKLSWADLIVLAGNVALEDMGFETFGFAFGREDVWEPEEIFWGPEDTWLGDERYTGERELEEALGAVQMGLIYVNPEGPNGNPDPLASAKDIRTTFARMAMNDEETVALIAGGHTFGKTHGAGDASLVGPEPEGAPLEEQGLGWRSEFGSGKGGDAITSGLEVTWTYHPTRWDNEFFHILYAYDWELMESPAGAHQWRPKHGAGADMVPGAHEGDPRREPRMLTSDLALRFDPEYDKISRRFLENPDEFRLAFAKAWYKLLHRDMGPIARYRGPWVPEEQIWQDPVPAVEGPLVSDADVETLKAAVLESGLSVSELVSTAWASAATFRTTDKRGGANGARIRLEPQRGWAVNQPEQLARVLDKLEAVRSEFNAAGGAQVSLADLIVLAGSAGVEKAARDAGVEVTVPFRAGRTDATQEQTDAYSFKVLEPRADGFRNYLRANDKLRPETQLLERAYMLDLTAPEMTVLVGGLRVLGANVNGAAHGVLTERPGVLSNDFFVNLLAPGSQWKASETDENVYEIHEVATGDLRWTATPVDLIFGSNSQLRALAEVYAGQDAQQKMVRDFVAAWTKVMELDRFDLV, from the coding sequence ATGAGCGACACCCAGGACAACGCCCCCACGAGCCCCCAGGGGGTGGACCGCAAGGCCGAGGCCGGATGCCCGGTCATGCACGACTCCGCGGCGGCGCACGGCAGCGAGAGCGAGAACCCGGCGATCCCCTCGCCGCAGCCGAAGACCGGCGGTCGCCCGCACAGCCTCCAGGACTGGTGGCCCAACATGCTGGACCTCTCGGTCCTGCACGCCCACTCCTCGAAGAGCAACCCGCTCGACCCGGACTTCGACTACCGCACCGAGGTCGAGACCCTCGACGTGGACGCGCTGAAGCAGGACATCGTCGAGGTCCTCCACTCCTCCCAGGACTGGTGGCCGGCGGACTTCGGCCACTACGGCGGCCTGTTCATCCGGATGAGCTGGCACTCGGCCGGCACCTACCGCATCTTCGACGGCCGCGGCGGCGCCGGCGACGGCGCCCAGCGGTTCGCCCCGCTCAACAGCTGGCCCGACAACGCCAACCTGGACAAGGCCCGCCGGCTGCTGTGGCCGGTCAAGCAGAAGTACGGCCAGAAGCTCTCGTGGGCCGACCTGATCGTCCTCGCCGGCAACGTGGCGCTCGAGGACATGGGCTTCGAGACCTTCGGCTTCGCGTTCGGCCGCGAGGACGTCTGGGAGCCCGAGGAGATCTTCTGGGGCCCCGAGGACACCTGGCTCGGTGACGAGCGCTACACCGGCGAGCGTGAGCTCGAGGAGGCGCTCGGCGCCGTGCAGATGGGCCTGATCTACGTCAACCCCGAGGGCCCGAACGGCAACCCCGACCCGCTCGCCTCCGCCAAGGACATCCGCACCACCTTCGCGCGGATGGCGATGAACGACGAGGAGACCGTCGCGCTGATCGCCGGCGGCCACACCTTCGGCAAGACCCACGGCGCCGGCGACGCCAGCCTGGTGGGCCCGGAGCCCGAGGGCGCCCCCCTCGAGGAGCAGGGTCTCGGCTGGCGCAGCGAGTTCGGCTCCGGCAAGGGCGGTGACGCGATCACCTCCGGCCTGGAGGTCACCTGGACCTACCACCCGACCCGCTGGGACAACGAGTTCTTCCACATCCTCTACGCCTACGACTGGGAGCTCATGGAGTCCCCGGCCGGGGCGCACCAGTGGCGGCCCAAGCACGGCGCGGGCGCCGACATGGTCCCGGGCGCCCACGAGGGCGACCCCCGCCGTGAGCCGCGGATGCTGACCTCCGACCTGGCGCTCCGGTTCGACCCGGAGTACGACAAGATCTCGCGCCGGTTCCTGGAGAACCCCGACGAGTTCCGCCTCGCCTTCGCCAAGGCCTGGTACAAGCTCCTGCACCGCGACATGGGCCCGATCGCCCGCTACCGCGGCCCCTGGGTGCCCGAGGAGCAGATCTGGCAGGACCCGGTCCCGGCCGTCGAGGGCCCGCTGGTCAGCGACGCCGACGTCGAGACCCTCAAGGCGGCGGTGCTCGAGTCCGGTCTCTCGGTCTCCGAGCTCGTCTCCACCGCGTGGGCCTCGGCCGCGACGTTCCGGACCACCGACAAGCGCGGCGGCGCCAACGGCGCGCGGATCCGGCTCGAGCCGCAGCGCGGCTGGGCGGTCAACCAGCCCGAGCAGCTCGCCCGGGTCCTCGACAAGCTCGAGGCCGTCCGGTCGGAGTTCAACGCCGCGGGCGGTGCCCAGGTCTCCCTGGCCGACCTCATCGTCCTGGCCGGCTCGGCCGGGGTCGAGAAGGCCGCCCGGGACGCCGGCGTCGAGGTGACCGTGCCGTTCCGCGCGGGCCGCACGGACGCCACCCAGGAGCAGACCGACGCCTACTCCTTCAAGGTGCTCGAGCCGCGGGCCGACGGGTTCCGCAACTACCTGCGGGCCAACGACAAGCTGCGCCCCGAGACCCAGCTGCTCGAGCGCGCCTACATGCTCGACCTGACCGCCCCGGAGATGACCGTCCTCGTCGGCGGCCTGCGGGTGCTCGGTGCGAACGTCAACGGCGCCGCGCACGGCGTCCTGACCGAGCGTCCCGGCGTGCTGAGCAACGACTTCTTCGTCAACCTGCTCGCGCCGGGTTCGCAGTGGAAGGCGTCGGAGACCGACGAGAACGTCTACGAGATCCACGAGGTCGCCACCGGCGACCTGCGCTGGACCGCGACCCCCGTGGACCTCATCTTCGGCTCGAACTCCCAGCTGCGGGCCCTCGCCGAGGTGTACGCCGGCCAGGACGCGCAGCAGAAGATGGTGCGCGACTTCGTCGCGGCCTGGACCAAGGTGATGGAGCTCGACCGGTTCGACCTGGTCTGA